A DNA window from Candidatus Hydrogenedentota bacterium contains the following coding sequences:
- a CDS encoding PIG-L family deacetylase: protein MRVMAFSPHPDDVEILCAGTLAKYAAQGHDVAIVYVTNGNVGSPTLPPGEIAAVRKKEAQAASALINATFFWMNYDDEFLYDSPEVRHHFIDVIRQFRPDIVLCPHKDLDYHPDHIRTGQIVWDTHVMATVPNIKTAHPPCERIHEIWFYDTVAGVNFVPEFYVDISEHWEMKARMLACHESQNEWMIAQYGVPVTHHAEIQSKFRGLQSGCAYAECFFRAKFFPSTTSKDGLLPG, encoded by the coding sequence ATGCGCGTAATGGCCTTTAGCCCTCACCCCGACGACGTCGAGATTCTCTGCGCGGGTACGCTCGCAAAATACGCGGCCCAGGGCCACGACGTCGCCATCGTCTACGTGACCAACGGCAACGTCGGCTCGCCAACGCTCCCTCCAGGGGAGATTGCCGCCGTGCGCAAGAAGGAAGCGCAGGCCGCGAGCGCGCTCATTAACGCGACGTTCTTCTGGATGAACTACGACGATGAATTCTTGTATGACTCGCCGGAGGTGCGCCACCACTTCATCGACGTCATTCGGCAATTCCGCCCGGATATCGTCCTGTGTCCGCACAAGGATCTTGACTATCATCCCGACCACATACGAACCGGACAGATTGTGTGGGACACACATGTCATGGCTACCGTGCCCAACATCAAGACGGCCCACCCGCCTTGCGAGCGCATCCACGAGATTTGGTTCTACGACACCGTCGCGGGCGTCAACTTCGTGCCCGAGTTCTACGTCGACATCAGCGAACACTGGGAAATGAAGGCCCGTATGCTTGCCTGCCACGAAAGCCAAAACGAGTGGATGATCGCGCAATACGGCGTGCCCGTCACGCACCACGCGGAAATCCAATCGAAGTTCCGTGGACTCCAAAGCGGCTGCGCCTACGCAGAGTGCTTCTTCCGGGCAAAATTCTTCCCGTCGACCACGTCGAAAGACGGGTTGCTGCCAGGCTAG
- a CDS encoding DUF4091 domain-containing protein yields the protein MRTLCAFAVTCAIAAAAAMGEDPAGRGSILFDASYGKLLPGSTAEVQLWWASSGWKVSADRPAPKAKSKAIEIRCAGNEWDAAQIVVRPSKPLKGFIAKSNTLTGPQGATLDASNIEVLRVRYVTIQRMTDKWSALAPWPDPLPPFKGPIDLNADPAEPNQPLWVRVHVPKGTPAGTYKGTVTLTAEGYSAEVPLRVVVYGFELPDRMTCQTAFGFGEGYVWGYQKISDPAQRREVLDKYWQSFRNHHISPYHPTPLVDLPVTWVKLGENEGADLPEADRKLLQANALTPKFDWPAWDAEMERVFMKYGFNSFRLGLPNIGGGQLQGFDEDTREHELAFNAYCRTMQEHLREKGWLDYAYVYWTDEPAQNDYAWVQKGFLKLKAAAPDITRMITEHVVPEMIDGPNLWCPDSWWYDHDKAEERRKEGDRFWWYVCTVPKAPFPGLFIDHPGTDLRAWLWQTWMYKIEGVLVWASNLWSTSPAYKDSFQNPYEDAMSWVSGNGTKPDNDKEPWGNGDGRFMYPPEAAADGTQAETILDGPVDSIRWEMLRDGIEDYEYMVILKKLLAERGAQLSASKREKFERLLVVPAEITSGLKVYTKDPAPIEKHRDRVAQAIEALTAN from the coding sequence ATGAGGACACTCTGTGCATTTGCTGTGACATGTGCGATAGCGGCCGCGGCGGCGATGGGTGAAGACCCCGCCGGCCGCGGCTCCATACTCTTTGACGCCTCGTACGGGAAGCTACTGCCCGGTTCGACGGCAGAAGTCCAACTGTGGTGGGCGTCGTCGGGATGGAAGGTCAGTGCCGACCGTCCCGCGCCAAAAGCGAAGAGCAAAGCCATCGAAATCCGCTGTGCCGGAAACGAATGGGACGCCGCACAAATTGTGGTGCGTCCGTCAAAGCCGCTGAAGGGCTTCATCGCGAAGTCCAACACCTTGACTGGACCTCAAGGAGCCACGCTGGATGCCTCCAACATCGAGGTGCTTCGCGTGCGCTACGTGACCATTCAACGAATGACCGACAAGTGGAGCGCTCTGGCTCCGTGGCCCGATCCGTTGCCGCCATTCAAAGGCCCCATCGATCTGAACGCCGATCCTGCCGAGCCCAACCAACCGCTGTGGGTACGCGTCCACGTTCCCAAAGGCACCCCTGCGGGCACCTATAAGGGGACTGTCACGTTGACTGCGGAAGGTTACTCTGCCGAAGTCCCTCTGCGCGTCGTCGTCTACGGATTTGAGTTACCCGATCGAATGACCTGTCAGACCGCGTTCGGGTTTGGCGAGGGGTATGTTTGGGGCTATCAGAAGATCAGCGATCCCGCACAGCGGCGTGAAGTGTTGGATAAGTACTGGCAGAGTTTTCGTAATCATCATATTTCGCCCTATCATCCAACGCCGCTGGTGGACTTGCCCGTGACGTGGGTGAAGCTTGGGGAAAACGAAGGTGCGGACTTGCCGGAAGCCGACCGGAAGTTGCTGCAAGCAAATGCGCTGACTCCCAAATTCGATTGGCCCGCATGGGATGCGGAAATGGAGCGCGTCTTCATGAAGTATGGTTTTAATTCCTTCCGTTTGGGATTGCCTAATATTGGCGGGGGGCAGTTGCAGGGTTTTGACGAAGACACGCGTGAACACGAACTTGCGTTCAACGCATATTGCCGCACCATGCAGGAACACCTGCGCGAAAAAGGATGGCTCGATTACGCCTACGTCTATTGGACCGACGAGCCGGCGCAAAATGACTACGCGTGGGTACAGAAAGGTTTTCTGAAACTCAAAGCAGCGGCGCCCGACATCACGAGGATGATCACGGAACACGTCGTACCTGAAATGATCGACGGACCGAACCTATGGTGCCCTGATTCCTGGTGGTATGACCACGACAAAGCTGAAGAGCGTCGCAAAGAAGGCGATCGGTTCTGGTGGTACGTGTGCACGGTGCCCAAAGCGCCGTTTCCGGGGTTATTCATTGATCATCCCGGCACGGATCTTCGCGCGTGGCTGTGGCAGACGTGGATGTACAAGATCGAAGGTGTGTTGGTGTGGGCCAGCAATCTGTGGTCGACGTCACCGGCATACAAAGACTCGTTCCAGAATCCGTATGAGGATGCGATGTCGTGGGTAAGCGGCAACGGCACGAAACCCGACAACGACAAGGAACCGTGGGGCAATGGCGACGGACGTTTCATGTACCCGCCAGAAGCAGCCGCCGATGGAACTCAGGCCGAGACCATCCTCGACGGTCCTGTCGACAGCATCCGATGGGAAATGCTGCGCGACGGAATTGAGGACTACGAGTACATGGTAATCTTGAAGAAGCTCCTCGCTGAACGTGGCGCGCAGCTCTCTGCCAGCAAGCGCGAAAAGTTCGAGAGGCTTCTCGTGGTGCCCGCGGAAATCACGAGCGGTCTCAAGGTGTACACGAAAGACCCTGCTCCCATCGAGAAACATCGAGATCGCGTTGCGCAGGCCATCGAGGCGTTGACCGCAAACTGA
- a CDS encoding DUF1080 domain-containing protein: MNMKSTVFARFRIANRRTYCAFAALAAAIACLCLFNVATVCAADAPAAEPQKPVVMGEGTGWRALWEEDFTNVNCDADTWSFKDGTIYCTGSPTGIMRTKNKVKNFELVVQWRHMKPAGNSGVFVWVMEDSIKDLPKGKLPHGIEVQVLDHGYAEQYEKQNGKKGDWFTTNGDVFAVGKMKLTPFPPLSPNGSRSFPSKNLSKGSPEWNHYYVRAINGEVRLWVNGEEVSGGTGADPSEGYLALESEGSPIEFRNLRIRELP, encoded by the coding sequence ATGAACATGAAAAGCACGGTTTTCGCTCGTTTCCGAATTGCGAATCGCAGGACGTATTGCGCGTTTGCCGCATTGGCGGCGGCAATCGCATGTTTGTGTCTTTTCAACGTGGCGACGGTGTGCGCGGCCGACGCGCCCGCGGCGGAACCACAAAAGCCCGTTGTGATGGGTGAGGGAACCGGGTGGCGCGCGTTGTGGGAAGAGGACTTCACCAACGTGAACTGCGATGCCGACACGTGGTCATTCAAAGACGGCACCATCTACTGCACCGGATCGCCGACCGGAATTATGCGCACAAAGAACAAAGTGAAGAACTTCGAATTGGTCGTGCAGTGGCGTCACATGAAACCGGCGGGCAATTCGGGCGTGTTCGTGTGGGTCATGGAAGACTCGATCAAGGACTTGCCCAAAGGCAAATTGCCGCACGGTATCGAAGTCCAGGTGCTCGATCACGGCTATGCCGAGCAATACGAGAAGCAGAACGGCAAGAAGGGCGATTGGTTCACCACCAACGGCGACGTCTTTGCCGTGGGCAAGATGAAGCTGACGCCCTTCCCGCCGCTCTCGCCCAACGGTTCGCGCAGCTTCCCCTCCAAGAACCTCAGCAAAGGTTCTCCCGAGTGGAACCACTACTACGTCCGCGCAATCAACGGCGAGGTGCGTTTGTGGGTGAATGGCGAAGAAGTCTCCGGCGGTACCGGAGCCGATCCGTCAGAAGGATACCTCGCGCTGGAGTCGGAAGGTTCTCCGATTGAGTTCAGGAATCTGCGCATTCGCGAATTGCCGTAG
- a CDS encoding sodium/solute symporter (Members of the Solute:Sodium Symporter (SSS), TC 2.A.21 as described in tcdb.org, catalyze solute:Na+ symport. Known solutes for members of the family include sugars, amino acids, nucleosides, inositols, vitamins, urea or anions, depending on the system.) has product MGFELSTLDVAVIVVSLAVVVVVGLWTSRKQGDTARDYFLASGRLPWYIIGAAFVSTSVSSEQIVGTAGQAYAHGMGIANWEWWSMPVYGILIAIFIPIYLRNRLATVPELLTRRFSPACGNVYTYVMLFAYVFVFMVPVFYGGALTFERLTGVNFYIVLWLTVLLVAIYTVKGGLLSVVWTDAVQCVMLVGGGLILFFVALNKIPGGWAAMEAASPERYHLYLPPSDDRAPFLGILLGTFGLFTFYSATNQVMVQRVLGARSRWDGIMGIIFAGFINIVRPLVTCFLGFIVYHWLHVMKMGPPLENLDHTFPFALRELAPEWGLRGIILAGFIAAVMSTVSALANSTATIFSLDVYQKVLKPSANDRELVLVGRYASFGALVIAAIIAPSIERFGGIFAYFQQGITFVVSPLIGVILMGVFWKRANAQGAFAGMMAGLIMTAVLLALTIAKIPLGFHWLYVGFFQEAIVVAIIVVVSLMTPAPAAEQWQPFVWRPAFLTEHLQGEPEYRWYKSLTLWFGIFAAIWLYLYWRYW; this is encoded by the coding sequence AGCACACTGGATGTCGCGGTAATCGTTGTTTCGCTTGCCGTCGTCGTTGTCGTGGGTCTGTGGACTTCGAGAAAACAGGGCGACACGGCGCGCGACTATTTCCTCGCCTCGGGCCGGCTGCCCTGGTACATCATTGGCGCGGCTTTTGTGTCCACCAGCGTATCGAGCGAGCAAATTGTCGGCACCGCCGGCCAAGCCTACGCGCACGGCATGGGCATCGCCAACTGGGAATGGTGGTCCATGCCCGTCTACGGCATTTTGATAGCCATTTTCATTCCCATCTACCTGCGCAATCGTCTGGCAACGGTCCCCGAACTGCTGACGCGCCGCTTCAGTCCAGCGTGCGGCAATGTCTACACCTACGTCATGCTCTTTGCCTACGTATTCGTGTTCATGGTGCCGGTGTTCTACGGTGGCGCGCTGACCTTTGAGCGTCTCACTGGCGTCAACTTCTATATCGTGCTCTGGCTGACGGTGTTGCTGGTCGCCATCTACACGGTAAAAGGTGGACTACTATCGGTCGTGTGGACCGACGCCGTGCAATGCGTCATGCTCGTGGGCGGCGGGTTGATCCTGTTCTTCGTTGCGCTCAACAAGATTCCCGGCGGCTGGGCGGCCATGGAAGCCGCGAGCCCCGAACGCTATCACCTCTATCTGCCCCCCAGCGATGACCGGGCCCCGTTTCTTGGCATCCTCCTCGGGACGTTCGGTCTGTTCACGTTCTACTCCGCCACCAATCAGGTGATGGTGCAACGTGTGCTCGGGGCGCGCTCGCGCTGGGACGGCATCATGGGCATCATCTTTGCCGGGTTCATCAACATCGTGCGCCCGCTGGTGACCTGCTTTCTTGGATTCATCGTGTACCACTGGCTCCATGTCATGAAGATGGGGCCGCCGCTCGAAAATCTGGACCACACTTTTCCGTTTGCGTTGCGCGAACTCGCGCCGGAATGGGGACTTCGCGGAATTATCCTGGCCGGATTCATCGCGGCGGTCATGTCTACGGTAAGCGCGCTCGCGAACTCCACCGCCACAATCTTCTCGCTCGACGTGTATCAGAAGGTGCTCAAACCATCGGCGAATGACCGCGAATTGGTGTTGGTAGGACGGTACGCGTCATTCGGCGCATTGGTCATTGCGGCGATCATCGCGCCAAGCATCGAGCGGTTCGGCGGCATCTTCGCGTACTTTCAACAGGGGATTACCTTTGTTGTCAGCCCGCTCATCGGCGTGATCCTGATGGGCGTATTCTGGAAACGCGCCAACGCACAAGGCGCCTTCGCCGGAATGATGGCCGGACTAATCATGACGGCTGTGCTGCTCGCGCTGACCATCGCAAAAATCCCGCTTGGATTCCATTGGCTCTATGTCGGCTTCTTCCAGGAAGCGATTGTCGTGGCGATTATCGTTGTGGTTTCGCTTATGACGCCCGCTCCCGCCGCCGAACAATGGCAACCCTTCGTGTGGCGGCCCGCATTTCTGACCGAGCACCTTCAAGGCGAGCCCGAGTACCGATGGTACAAAAGCCTGACGCTCTGGTTCGGCATCTTCGCGGCGATTTGGCTGTACCTCTACTGGCGTTACTGGTGA